A section of the Anabaena cylindrica PCC 7122 genome encodes:
- a CDS encoding CHAT domain-containing protein gives MVQGRKCGQVLAIALLLSHPLTAIASVKNLKINPAPLIAQQQTFTPAQEEAIAEAKQLFAEAGKLQQQGTAESFQQAITKYEAALKIWRKLGVSSSEAATLVGLGGIYLDLNQIPKSLEYYTQALAIRRNIQDTKGQSTILLFIGNAYVKLGEKQKAIEFYQQSLSILKTEKNQDYIIFVLDAIAKTYASIGDTNKALDYYNQQLEIQRANNDQSGEADTLESIATDYANLGKIKQSINYLNQSLEIRRQLKDLSGQAKNLGMLGLLYGYAGQTELSVNSLNQALEIQKTTQKNLSGLDLQLNLLQQSTILSSVAGTYLTFYEYSKSLNAFENARSLLKQITNPILQPESFEAKILYNISLIYRQTGQKQKALDVLNQALELQRKNKNPEEAGTLTSLADVYQSTGEYQKAIDFYNQSLTIQRQTQNFIEEAKTLRYLAKIYQYLGNYQLSIETLNQALTKFQKMEDFSGLAQTMNSIGDVYKESKDYDSALKYYNQGLEISRKLEDINQELAITTGIIRVYEELKNYPQALDAANKILIASRQRKNSFSEATALAYLGRIYLASGDEQKALEASRQALSGFEKLGYPAAAANIFGNIAKTYNSLKQYQPAIETYHQELQLRQKLGDRTGEADTLYYIALTERNRGNLAAAITPIEKTIQIVESIRTKVTSQDLRTSYFATVQKYYQFYIDLLMQLHKQQPAKGYNAIALQASERARARSLLEILNEANADIRQGVDPQLFSQERNLQQQLDALEKRRIEISSKPDSTKQEQAFQQETTNLLEQYRQIQAKIRAISPRYAALTQPQPLTLKEIQQQVLDENTLLLEYSLGEERSYLWAITKTSISSYELPESAEIETLIKNFRNEIVKPTSNKKTITKAAASLTQILLTPIAQQLGKKRLVIVGDGALQYVPFAALTIPNTQTYQPLILNHEIITLPSASTVALLRREQQTKKTATKTLALLADPVFTKDDERLNIDRQLPKSQENNNLNTLALKRATLNTAIKFQRLPFTRQEAQEILELVPENQKLQAYDFAANREFVTNTQLSQYRILHFATHGILNSEQPELSGIVLSLFDDQGKPQNGFLRLHDIFNLNLSADLVVLSACQTGLGQQIKGEGLVGLTRGFMYAGSPRVVVSLWNVDDQATALLMRKFYQKMLKDGLKPPAALRQAQIEMLQDERFSKPDYWAAFTLQGEWR, from the coding sequence ATGGTGCAGGGGAGAAAATGTGGTCAAGTTTTAGCGATCGCTCTCTTATTATCTCATCCTCTGACAGCGATTGCATCTGTCAAAAATCTCAAAATTAATCCTGCACCATTAATAGCCCAGCAGCAAACTTTCACTCCAGCACAAGAAGAAGCAATTGCTGAAGCAAAACAATTATTTGCAGAAGCTGGAAAACTGCAACAACAAGGAACCGCAGAATCATTTCAGCAAGCAATCACCAAATATGAAGCCGCACTCAAAATTTGGCGCAAATTGGGAGTCAGTTCTTCTGAAGCAGCTACACTTGTAGGACTAGGTGGAATTTATCTTGATTTAAACCAAATTCCTAAATCCTTAGAATATTATACCCAAGCATTAGCTATTAGACGAAATATACAAGATACAAAAGGACAATCAACTATTCTTTTGTTTATTGGTAATGCCTACGTTAAATTAGGTGAAAAACAAAAAGCTATTGAATTTTATCAGCAATCTCTATCTATTCTGAAAACTGAGAAAAATCAAGACTATATTATTTTTGTACTTGATGCTATTGCTAAAACTTATGCAAGTATTGGAGACACAAATAAAGCCTTAGATTATTATAATCAACAATTAGAGATTCAGCGGGCTAATAATGATCAATCTGGAGAAGCAGATACATTAGAAAGTATTGCTACGGACTATGCAAATTTAGGAAAAATCAAACAAAGCATTAACTATTTAAATCAGTCTTTAGAAATTCGTCGTCAACTAAAAGACTTATCTGGACAAGCCAAAAATCTGGGAATGTTGGGTTTATTATATGGTTATGCTGGTCAAACAGAACTAAGTGTTAATTCCTTAAATCAAGCTTTAGAAATACAGAAAACGACACAGAAAAACCTTTCTGGGCTAGATTTACAATTGAATTTATTACAACAATCAACTATTCTTTCTAGTGTAGCTGGAACTTATCTAACTTTTTATGAATACAGCAAATCTTTAAATGCGTTTGAAAATGCACGTTCTCTACTTAAACAAATTACCAACCCTATTTTACAACCAGAATCTTTTGAAGCCAAAATTTTATATAATATTAGTCTGATTTACCGACAAACTGGTCAAAAACAAAAAGCACTTGATGTACTAAATCAAGCATTAGAACTACAACGTAAAAATAAAAATCCTGAAGAAGCCGGAACTCTGACATCTCTTGCAGATGTTTATCAATCAACGGGTGAATATCAAAAAGCAATAGATTTTTATAACCAATCATTGACAATTCAGCGACAAACGCAAAATTTTATAGAAGAAGCAAAAACTCTGAGATATCTTGCTAAAATATATCAATATTTAGGCAATTATCAATTGAGTATTGAAACTTTAAATCAAGCATTGACGAAGTTTCAAAAAATGGAAGATTTTAGTGGTTTAGCTCAAACAATGAATAGTATTGGAGATGTTTATAAAGAATCAAAAGATTATGATTCAGCGCTGAAGTATTATAATCAAGGATTAGAAATATCCCGAAAATTGGAAGATATTAACCAAGAATTAGCGATAACAACAGGGATAATTAGAGTATATGAAGAATTAAAAAATTATCCCCAAGCCTTAGATGCTGCTAACAAAATCTTAATTGCGTCACGTCAACGCAAAAATAGCTTTAGTGAAGCCACAGCCTTAGCTTATTTAGGAAGAATTTATTTAGCGTCAGGAGATGAACAAAAAGCCCTAGAAGCTTCGCGTCAGGCTTTATCTGGATTTGAAAAATTGGGTTATCCTGCGGCAGCAGCTAATATATTTGGTAATATCGCTAAAACATACAATTCATTAAAACAGTATCAACCAGCGATTGAGACTTATCATCAGGAATTGCAACTCAGGCAAAAATTAGGCGATCGCACCGGAGAAGCTGATACACTTTACTATATCGCCCTCACAGAGCGCAATCGAGGCAATTTAGCAGCTGCTATTACCCCCATTGAAAAAACCATTCAAATAGTCGAAAGCATCCGCACCAAAGTCACCAGCCAAGACTTACGCACATCCTACTTTGCCACAGTCCAGAAATATTACCAATTCTACATCGACCTGTTGATGCAACTGCACAAACAACAACCAGCAAAAGGTTATAATGCGATCGCACTCCAAGCCAGCGAACGCGCCCGCGCCCGGAGTTTATTAGAAATCCTCAACGAAGCCAATGCAGACATCCGCCAAGGTGTAGATCCTCAACTCTTCAGCCAAGAACGCAACCTCCAACAACAACTTGATGCTTTAGAAAAACGCCGCATTGAAATATCCAGCAAACCTGACAGCACCAAACAAGAACAAGCATTCCAACAAGAAACAACCAATCTATTAGAACAATATCGCCAAATCCAAGCAAAAATTCGCGCCATCAGCCCTCGTTACGCAGCCCTCACCCAACCCCAGCCATTAACACTCAAAGAAATTCAACAGCAAGTATTAGATGAAAACACCTTGCTTTTAGAATACTCCCTTGGTGAAGAACGCAGTTATCTTTGGGCAATTACAAAAACAAGTATTTCTAGTTATGAACTTCCTGAAAGTGCAGAAATAGAAACCCTAATTAAAAACTTCCGTAACGAAATTGTCAAACCTACATCAAATAAAAAAACAATAACTAAAGCAGCTGCATCTTTAACCCAAATATTGTTAACACCCATAGCCCAACAATTAGGAAAAAAACGCTTAGTTATAGTTGGTGATGGTGCATTGCAATATGTCCCGTTCGCAGCTTTAACAATCCCAAATACCCAAACATACCAACCATTAATTCTTAATCACGAAATTATCACTTTACCATCAGCTTCTACAGTTGCACTACTGAGACGGGAACAACAAACAAAGAAAACTGCAACCAAAACCTTAGCACTCTTAGCCGATCCAGTATTTACAAAAGATGATGAAAGGCTCAATATTGATAGACAATTACCCAAAAGCCAGGAAAATAACAACTTAAATACCCTAGCATTAAAAAGAGCCACACTCAATACAGCTATTAAATTTCAAAGATTACCTTTTACCCGCCAAGAAGCCCAAGAAATTTTAGAATTAGTTCCAGAAAATCAAAAATTACAAGCTTATGATTTTGCGGCTAATCGAGAATTTGTTACCAATACACAACTAAGCCAATATCGGATTTTACACTTTGCAACTCACGGGATTCTTAACAGCGAACAACCAGAATTATCAGGAATAGTTTTATCTCTATTTGATGATCAAGGAAAACCGCAAAATGGTTTTTTACGCCTTCATGATATATTCAACCTGAACCTATCAGCAGATTTGGTAGTTTTGAGTGCTTGTCAAACAGGTTTAGGACAGCAAATCAAAGGAGAAGGATTGGTAGGATTAACAAGGGGATTTATGTATGCAGGTAGTCCTAGAGTTGTAGTCAGTTTGTGGAATGTCGATGATCAAGCCACAGCATTACTAATGCGGAAATTTTATCAAAAAATGCTCAAAGATGGCTTGAAACCCCCTGCGGCATTGAGACAAGCGCAGATTGAGATGTTGCAGGATGAACGTTTTTCTAAACCTGATTATTGGGCAGCTTTTACCTTACAGGGTGAATGGAGGTAA
- a CDS encoding CHAT domain-containing tetratricopeptide repeat protein yields the protein MPKLVLSFFSDHCTLAFLMGILFFSYPGLAIAGYQPIAETLSLDAKRAAAKKADQEGLQLERQGTAESRRQAIDKWQTVLKLWQQIGDTNNEAKTLYNIGLVYSDLGEKHKALELLKQALPLMQKVGNKEGEARIFSQIGRVYNLLGEEYEALTFLNQALILIQKINNKKDEATALNNIGKIYSHLGDKQKALEYYHQALPLRRAAGDKRGEAITINNIGLVYSYLGEKKKALEYYHQALPLMQQTNNQDGEAATLNYIGRVYSYLGEKQKALAFFEKALPLTKQTGNRGSEAATLNNIALTYSNLGNNSKALEYYQQALFLREAVSDISGKAITLTGMGKVYANLGDDNKAMAYYQQALPLRQAVGDKEGEANTLFNIADLERDRGNLQAALIQIEAAIQIIEDLRTNIASKLLRAFYFATQHKVYAFYIDLLMQLHKQQPAKGYDAIALQASESTRARSLLELLAEAKVDIRQGVDPNLLAAESNLRKKFDAVEQQRLDLLNSQHTQKQIQLIETEIAALIDQYRELKAKIRTSSPRYAALTQPQPLKLTEIQQQVLDKDTLLLQYFLGEKRSYLWVISKTNISSYELPNRTQIEAAAQKFSVALTAPSQRNNFVQIAKAATPLTQMLLPPAATISQHKRLVIVSDGALQYLPFGALTTSSNYEPLLLKHEIISLPSASTLAIIRREHQGRKLPPKKLAVIADPVFSQSDERLTVKKTPLSQLSPTNNINTLALNRSVNNYSVKFDRLRFTRKEADKILELVPEDQRLQVLGFAANRDFVTSNQLSQYQIVHFATHGIINNQRPELSGVVLSLFDEQGKPQNGFLRLLDFYNLYLPVELVVLSACQTGWGENIRGEGLVGLTTAFMYAGSPRVIMSLWSVDDEGTSILMQKFYQKMLKENLKPASALRQSQIEMWQEQKWNSPFYWAAFMLQGEWR from the coding sequence ATGCCAAAACTAGTTCTCTCATTTTTTAGCGATCATTGCACTCTCGCATTCTTAATGGGCATACTTTTCTTTTCCTACCCTGGATTAGCAATTGCTGGATATCAGCCCATAGCAGAAACACTATCCCTAGATGCAAAACGTGCTGCGGCTAAAAAAGCTGATCAGGAAGGGTTGCAACTTGAACGGCAAGGCACAGCAGAATCACGGCGACAGGCAATTGATAAATGGCAAACAGTCTTAAAGTTATGGCAACAAATAGGTGACACTAACAACGAAGCTAAAACCCTCTACAATATCGGCTTAGTTTATTCTGATTTAGGAGAAAAGCACAAAGCACTTGAATTGTTAAAACAGGCGCTACCTCTGATGCAAAAGGTAGGTAATAAAGAAGGTGAAGCTAGAATCTTCAGTCAAATTGGCAGAGTTTACAATTTATTAGGAGAAGAATATGAGGCACTGACATTTTTAAATCAAGCACTAATTCTCATCCAGAAAATAAATAATAAAAAAGATGAAGCCACTGCCCTCAATAATATTGGTAAAATCTACTCTCATTTAGGAGATAAACAAAAAGCATTAGAATACTACCATCAGGCATTACCTCTCAGAAGGGCTGCGGGTGATAAAAGAGGCGAAGCCATAACTATTAATAATATTGGTTTAGTTTATTCTTACTTGGGAGAGAAAAAGAAAGCACTGGAATACTATCACCAGGCATTACCTCTTATGCAGCAGACAAATAATCAAGATGGTGAAGCTGCTACTCTCAATTACATTGGTAGGGTTTACAGTTATTTAGGAGAAAAACAGAAGGCATTAGCTTTTTTTGAAAAAGCATTACCTCTCACCAAACAAACAGGTAACAGAGGCAGCGAAGCCGCTACTCTGAATAATATTGCCTTAACTTACTCAAATTTAGGAAATAACAGCAAAGCACTAGAATACTATCAGCAGGCATTGTTCTTAAGAGAGGCAGTAAGCGATATCAGTGGCAAAGCGATCACCTTGACTGGCATGGGTAAAGTTTACGCCAATTTAGGAGATGACAACAAGGCAATGGCGTACTATCAACAGGCGCTACCCTTGAGACAAGCAGTAGGAGATAAAGAGGGTGAGGCTAATACTCTTTTTAATATTGCAGATTTAGAACGCGATCGCGGGAACTTGCAAGCAGCACTGATCCAAATTGAAGCCGCAATCCAAATTATTGAAGATTTACGTACCAACATCGCCAGTAAACTTTTACGTGCTTTCTACTTTGCCACACAGCACAAGGTTTATGCCTTCTATATTGACTTATTGATGCAACTGCACAAACAGCAACCAGCAAAGGGTTATGATGCGATCGCACTCCAAGCCAGTGAAAGCACCCGCGCCCGCAGTCTATTAGAATTGCTGGCAGAAGCCAAAGTCGATATCCGCCAAGGCGTAGATCCAAACTTACTCGCAGCAGAAAGCAACCTACGAAAAAAATTTGATGCTGTCGAACAACAGCGGCTAGATTTACTCAATAGTCAACACACCCAAAAACAAATCCAACTCATAGAAACAGAAATTGCTGCACTTATAGATCAATACAGAGAACTGAAAGCAAAAATCCGCACTAGCAGTCCGCGTTATGCCGCCTTAACTCAGCCCCAACCCCTGAAACTCACAGAAATTCAGCAGCAAGTATTAGACAAAGATACTTTGCTATTGCAATACTTTCTAGGAGAAAAACGCAGTTATCTTTGGGTAATTAGCAAAACCAATATCTCCAGTTATGAACTACCCAACCGTACTCAAATTGAAGCCGCAGCCCAAAAATTTTCCGTAGCTTTAACCGCACCCAGTCAGAGAAATAACTTTGTCCAAATAGCGAAAGCAGCAACACCATTAACGCAAATGCTTCTACCCCCGGCTGCGACAATATCACAACACAAACGCTTAGTCATCGTTAGCGATGGTGCATTACAGTATCTACCATTTGGGGCGCTAACCACAAGCAGCAACTATGAACCATTACTACTCAAACACGAAATTATCTCTCTCCCCTCAGCTTCCACACTAGCCATCATTCGACGTGAACACCAAGGACGTAAATTACCTCCCAAAAAACTAGCTGTAATTGCAGATCCCGTATTTAGTCAATCTGACGAACGCCTCACAGTTAAAAAAACTCCACTTTCCCAACTATCACCAACTAATAATATAAATACCCTAGCTTTAAACAGATCCGTCAATAATTATAGTGTTAAATTTGATCGTCTGCGCTTTACCCGCAAGGAAGCAGACAAGATTTTAGAATTAGTACCTGAAGATCAGCGGTTGCAAGTTTTAGGTTTTGCTGCTAACCGTGATTTCGTTACCAGTAACCAACTCAGTCAATATCAAATTGTTCATTTTGCAACTCACGGAATCATCAATAATCAAAGGCCAGAATTATCTGGGGTAGTCTTATCACTGTTTGACGAACAAGGTAAACCCCAAAATGGCTTTTTGCGACTACTTGATTTTTATAACCTCTATCTACCCGTGGAATTAGTTGTACTCAGTGCTTGTCAAACAGGCTGGGGTGAAAATATTCGCGGAGAAGGATTAGTGGGATTAACAACAGCATTTATGTATGCAGGTAGTCCCCGCGTAATCATGAGTTTATGGAGTGTAGATGATGAAGGAACTTCCATATTAATGCAGAAATTTTACCAAAAGATGTTAAAAGAAAATTTAAAACCTGCTTCGGCATTACGTCAATCACAAATTGAAATGTGGCAAGAACAAAAATGGAATTCCCCATTTTATTGGGCTGCATTTATGTTACAAGGTGAGTGGCGATAA
- the devC gene encoding ABC transporter permease DevC: protein MWKRKIPLAWLQLSREKSRMLVAIAGIAFADVLMFLQLGILEALFDGAVQLHNSLEGEIVLVSSRYKSLISLDQFSQRRLYQTLGFTGVQSVSPIYLGSLPWKNPDNQQTWNIYAIGFNPEEQVVNLAGVKENLNKLREADTVLFDRGSRKEFGTVVSQIQTNNTVTTELNNRQVNVVGLFRLGTSFGVNGNIITSDVNFLRLFGKKRERGLIDFGLIKLEPRANLDWVIANLKAKLPNDVQIISKQEFMAREKSFWNTSTPVGFTFTLGAIIGFMVGAVIVYQILYSDVSDHLPEYATLKAIGFKNSYLLGVVFQEALILAAIGFIPGITIAQCLYMITKQATLLPIMMTLQRAVLIFILTTLMCSISALIAMQKLQSADPADIF, encoded by the coding sequence ATGTGGAAACGTAAAATACCACTAGCATGGTTACAGTTGTCAAGAGAAAAATCCAGAATGCTAGTTGCTATTGCTGGTATTGCTTTTGCAGATGTGTTAATGTTTTTACAACTTGGTATTCTTGAAGCTTTATTTGATGGTGCAGTACAACTACATAACAGTTTAGAAGGAGAAATTGTTTTAGTTAGTTCTCGCTATAAATCCTTAATTTCATTAGATCAATTTTCCCAAAGGAGATTATATCAAACATTAGGTTTTACAGGTGTACAATCTGTAAGTCCTATTTATTTAGGTTCTCTTCCCTGGAAAAATCCTGATAATCAACAAACTTGGAATATTTATGCTATTGGCTTTAATCCAGAAGAACAAGTAGTAAATCTAGCTGGAGTTAAAGAGAATTTAAACAAATTAAGAGAGGCAGATACTGTTTTATTTGATCGTGGTTCTCGTAAAGAATTTGGTACTGTTGTTTCCCAAATTCAAACTAATAATACTGTCACCACAGAATTAAACAATCGTCAAGTTAATGTTGTGGGTTTATTCCGTTTAGGTACTTCTTTTGGTGTAAATGGAAATATCATCACTAGTGATGTCAATTTTCTGCGTTTATTTGGAAAAAAGAGAGAGAGAGGATTAATTGATTTTGGATTAATTAAGTTAGAACCTAGAGCAAATTTAGATTGGGTAATAGCCAATTTAAAAGCTAAACTCCCGAATGACGTTCAAATTATTTCTAAACAGGAGTTCATGGCTAGGGAAAAAAGCTTTTGGAATACTAGTACACCTGTAGGATTTACCTTTACATTAGGTGCAATCATTGGCTTTATGGTTGGCGCGGTAATTGTGTATCAAATTCTCTATAGTGATGTTTCTGATCATTTACCAGAATATGCAACTTTGAAAGCAATAGGTTTTAAAAATAGCTATTTACTTGGTGTGGTATTTCAAGAAGCATTAATTCTAGCAGCTATTGGCTTTATTCCTGGAATTACTATTGCTCAATGTTTATATATGATTACTAAACAGGCAACTCTGTTACCAATCATGATGACTTTACAAAGAGCAGTTTTGATATTTATTCTGACGACATTGATGTGTTCTATTTCTGCATTGATAGCCATGCAAAAATTACAATCTGCTGATCCTGCTGATATTTTTTAG
- a CDS encoding ABC exporter membrane fusion protein, which yields MQNFYPDSKRTDKSPAGIQKRSLIISTLVLAVTSIAASSYFLISRQNSTQQDNTLAAESLPAIKAVTALGRIEPQGEVIQVSVSQIAGSNRVDKLLVKQGESIKKGQVIAILDSSNRRLAALNRAKQQVKVAESQLARVKAGAKQGEIATQIATVSELEAELRQQSAARIATVKRLEAEVKNAQLEYQRYEYLQVEGAISTSIRDSKKLILETAQASLKEAIANRIQTSETIREKLKQASATLNQIAEIRPTDIQIAVAEIESAKAAVHEAQADVDLAYVHSPQNGKILKIHTWGGEIVSDKGIVEIGQTEQMYVVAEVYEADINSVKIGQSATITQLNLPGRLAGTVEEVGLLIAKKDVLNTDPAADIDARVVEVKIRLNPESSQRVKTLTNSKVKVAIQLY from the coding sequence GTGCAGAATTTTTACCCAGACTCTAAGCGAACTGACAAAAGCCCTGCGGGTATCCAAAAAAGATCGCTAATTATCAGTACTCTAGTTTTAGCTGTCACCAGTATTGCAGCATCATCATATTTTTTAATCAGTAGACAAAATAGCACCCAGCAAGATAACACCCTAGCAGCAGAAAGTCTTCCAGCAATTAAAGCGGTTACGGCTTTGGGAAGAATTGAACCCCAAGGGGAAGTGATTCAAGTGTCTGTGTCGCAAATTGCAGGTAGTAACCGAGTTGATAAACTATTAGTTAAGCAAGGTGAAAGTATTAAAAAAGGACAAGTAATTGCTATTTTGGATAGTAGCAATCGCCGTTTAGCCGCACTAAATCGCGCCAAGCAACAGGTCAAAGTAGCCGAATCTCAATTAGCACGGGTAAAAGCTGGCGCAAAACAGGGAGAAATTGCCACCCAAATAGCGACAGTTAGTGAATTAGAAGCAGAATTACGTCAGCAAAGTGCAGCAAGAATAGCCACAGTCAAACGATTGGAAGCAGAAGTAAAAAATGCTCAATTAGAATATCAACGCTATGAATATTTACAAGTAGAAGGTGCTATTTCTACATCTATTCGTGACAGTAAAAAATTAATTTTAGAAACAGCACAAGCAAGTTTAAAAGAAGCTATTGCTAACCGGATACAAACATCAGAAACTATCAGAGAAAAACTCAAACAAGCCAGTGCAACTTTAAATCAAATTGCAGAAATACGTCCCACCGATATCCAAATAGCAGTAGCCGAAATAGAAAGTGCAAAAGCCGCAGTCCATGAAGCCCAAGCAGATGTAGATTTAGCTTATGTGCATTCTCCCCAAAATGGAAAAATTCTGAAAATTCATACTTGGGGAGGAGAAATTGTCAGCGATAAAGGCATTGTAGAAATTGGACAAACTGAGCAAATGTATGTAGTTGCTGAAGTATATGAAGCCGATATTAATAGCGTAAAAATAGGACAATCAGCAACTATCACTCAACTCAATTTACCGGGAAGATTAGCAGGAACTGTTGAAGAAGTAGGATTATTAATCGCCAAGAAAGATGTACTCAATACTGATCCTGCGGCTGATATAGATGCGCGAGTTGTAGAAGTTAAAATTCGCCTCAATCCAGAATCTAGTCAACGAGTTAAGACTTTAACTAACTCTAAAGTAAAAGTAGCAATTCAATTATACTAA
- a CDS encoding PadR family transcriptional regulator, translating into MGLPQAILTCLIEKPHSGYDLSKVFSESIGCFWNTSQQQIYRELNKLESQELIVSEIIPRQGRLDKKIYSITELGKQHLLEWMRQPSEPDIIREDILVKVFSGSLVPASVLIEDVKRRRQIHIEKLSKYRQIEQEKFPNPEALTRKEKLRHLVLNAGIRYELEWIDWCDEALEIIKDTQQE; encoded by the coding sequence ATGGGTTTACCGCAAGCCATTTTGACCTGTTTAATTGAAAAACCCCATAGTGGCTATGACCTTTCCAAGGTATTTAGCGAATCAATCGGTTGTTTTTGGAACACATCACAGCAGCAAATTTACCGAGAACTAAACAAATTAGAATCACAAGAGTTAATAGTCTCCGAGATTATTCCCCGTCAAGGACGCTTAGATAAAAAAATCTACTCAATTACAGAACTAGGTAAACAGCATTTATTAGAATGGATGCGACAACCCAGCGAACCCGACATAATTAGAGAAGACATATTAGTAAAAGTTTTTTCTGGTAGTTTAGTACCAGCTAGTGTACTGATAGAAGATGTAAAACGCCGTCGTCAAATACATATAGAAAAATTGTCCAAATATCGACAAATTGAGCAAGAGAAATTCCCTAATCCAGAAGCATTAACTAGAAAAGAAAAACTCAGACATTTAGTATTAAATGCTGGTATTCGTTATGAATTAGAATGGATAGATTGGTGTGATGAAGCCTTAGAAATTATCAAAGATACTCAACAAGAATAA
- a CDS encoding DUF2382 domain-containing protein has translation MPLHKLENFDPNYRETFNGDDIKSLHLYTESGVKVGAINDALVDDDGRFRYLVIETNIESNSLEKKILLPIGLAHINYPAKSVYVDGLSKQQVEQLPEYHDNIVVDHDYEEQVRSVYRSPSAAVTYNPENYTYEQEPNLYGLHEQYHQTLRLYEERLITNKHRVKTGEVSVGKHIETETARVTVPIQKERVVIERIQPTGAETLVNPNEIHFQEGEVARIEVYEETPEIHKEAFVREEVRVRKVVDRDMVEAQEVIRREELDIDTSGTLHLQENSDKVNH, from the coding sequence ATGCCGCTTCATAAACTTGAAAATTTTGACCCCAACTATCGAGAAACCTTTAATGGAGATGATATTAAAAGCTTGCATCTCTATACAGAAAGTGGAGTAAAAGTTGGCGCAATCAATGATGCCTTAGTTGATGATGACGGAAGATTTCGATATCTAGTTATTGAGACCAATATAGAGTCTAATTCTTTGGAGAAGAAAATATTACTACCTATTGGACTTGCTCACATTAATTATCCAGCAAAAAGTGTTTATGTTGATGGACTAAGTAAACAGCAAGTAGAACAATTACCTGAGTACCATGACAACATAGTTGTCGATCATGATTATGAAGAACAAGTACGCAGCGTTTATCGTTCTCCCAGCGCTGCTGTAACTTATAATCCTGAAAATTACACTTACGAACAAGAACCGAATTTATATGGTTTGCACGAGCAATATCATCAAACTCTCAGACTTTATGAAGAACGTTTAATTACCAATAAACACCGTGTTAAAACCGGAGAAGTATCAGTTGGTAAACATATTGAAACAGAAACAGCAAGAGTTACAGTACCTATTCAAAAAGAACGTGTTGTTATCGAGAGAATCCAACCCACAGGTGCAGAAACGTTAGTAAATCCTAATGAAATCCATTTTCAAGAAGGGGAAGTAGCTCGCATAGAAGTTTATGAAGAAACACCAGAAATTCATAAAGAAGCATTCGTTCGAGAAGAAGTGCGAGTAAGAAAAGTAGTAGATCGAGATATGGTAGAAGCTCAAGAAGTCATTCGCAGGGAAGAGTTAGATATTGATACTTCTGGTACATTACATTTACAGGAAAATAGTGATAAAGTCAATCACTAA